In Plasmodium yoelii strain 17X genome assembly, chromosome: 6, one DNA window encodes the following:
- a CDS encoding DNA/RNA-binding protein, putative, whose amino-acid sequence MNQKISYKLLLDTKPSKIQKHVNDCLENMKMGEVEIIARNYAISKAFSVLEVLKTKVSNLNYSIKYNNLEATGPDRRQLLEINISVSFKN is encoded by the exons atgAATCAGAAAATATCATACAAATTATTGTTGGATACCAAGCCTtcaaaaatacaaaaacaTGTAAATGATTGTTtagaaaatatgaaaatg ggGGAAGTTGAAATTATTGCAAGAAATTATGCAATATCTAAAGCTTTTAGTGTACTTGAAGTTTTAAAAACTAAAGTTTcgaatttaaattattccataaaatataacaatttagag GCTACTGGCCCAGATAGAAGACAGTTGCtcgaaataaatatatccgTCTCGTTCAAAAATTAA
- a CDS encoding high mobility group protein B1, putative, producing the protein MDGMKKFKDMKMGGKEVKKRRKNKKDPHAPKRSLSAYMFFAKEKRAEIITRDPSLSKDVATVGKMIGEAWNKLDEREKAPYEKKAQEDKIRYEKEKMEYAKNKMK; encoded by the coding sequence ATGGATGGCAtgaaaaaatttaaagataTGAAAATGGGTGGAAAGGAAGTAAAGAAacgaagaaaaaataaaaaggatcCACATGCACCTAAAAGGTCTTTATCAGCTTATATGTTTTTTGCAAAAGAAAAGAGAGCAGAAATAATAACTAGAGACCCAAGTTTAAGTAAAGATGTTGCAACAGTTGGAAAAATGATTGGAGAAGCATGGAATAAATTAGACGAAAGAGAAAAAGCTccatatgaaaaaaaagcacaagaagataaaataagatatgaaaaagaaaaaatggaatatgccaaaaataaaatgaaataa